Proteins from a genomic interval of Rosa chinensis cultivar Old Blush chromosome 2, RchiOBHm-V2, whole genome shotgun sequence:
- the LOC112187993 gene encoding uncharacterized protein LOC112187993 yields MVGVVELVGGAALGTVFAKLYNGVEKLLINKSTQCTPLLENIKSTLHSLQPLIKQIEHHNIELNLSNKEVDDFKKKILEGVVLVEKFSKVRNWYKNPSYTKQLQELDRSLKRQLEILKAEGVRDGKETLVLARKILLSVWNMQTAFNEIHESWMVFVFVLSLASMAFMFIVAAGTSRSIFGVTGNGVWLVCKLFWALFRIVLKFLEVICKIAMVPLS; encoded by the coding sequence ATGGTTGGAGTAGTAGAACTTGTTGGAGGGGCTGCTCTGGGGACCGTATTCGCAAAGCTGTACAACGGCGTCGAGAAACTACTGATCAACAAGTCCACACAGTGCACGCCCCTCCTAGAAAACATCAAATCCACTCTCCACTCTTTACAACCACTGATCAAACAGATAGAACACCACAACATCGAATTAAATCTCTCAAACAAGGAAGTAGACGATTTCAAAAAGAAGATCTTGGAGGGCGTGGTGCTGGTTGAAAAGTTCTCGAAAGTTCGTAACTGGTACAAGAATCCTAGCTACACAAAGCAACTTCAGGAGTTAGATCGATCCCTAAAGAGGCAGTTAGAGATACTGAAGGCGGAGGGAGTGAGGGATGGGAAGGAGACGTTGGTTTTGGCGAGGAAGATCTTGCTTTCGGTATGGAATATGCAGACGGCGTTCAATGAAATTCACGAGTCGTGGATGGTCTTCGTGTTTGTTCTATCTTTGGCAAGTATGGCATTCATGTTTATTGTCGCCGCAGGGACAAGTCGTTCTATATTTGGTGTAACTGGCAATGGTGTTTGGTTAGTCTGCAAATTGTTTTGGGCGTTGTTCCGTATTGTCCTGAAGTTTTTAGAAGTTATTTGTAAGATTGCAATGGTTCCACTCAGCTGA